DNA from Parageobacillus thermoglucosidasius:
GATAAAAGCTAGGAAGGAGAAAAACTGACTCACTTTTTTCACATGCCGTTCTGGTATAAAAAGGATAAGGGCGCTTCCTAACACTGGCAGCAGGATGCTTCCCAGCGCATACCAAACCATCTACATCGCACCTCCTGACTGAATCTTTCATTAATGAATCAGCAAATTTCCATTTTCTTTACTTATCACCCAGGACAACGCTGACTGCACCCTGCAATAATTGGTTAAGCGGATCTGGTAAGTATAAACCCAACCATACCATAAAGACGAACAAGATTCCAAAAGGCAACAACGTAAGCCAGTTGGCATCACCACGAGGCAGATCCTCTGAAGGAGGGCCGAAAACCGTTTCACTGATGAGAAGGACCAATGCGACAAAAGCGATCACTAAAAACAGTAAAAAAAGGATCATTGCCCAGAAATGCCCACTTTTCAGGCCAGCCGTCAATGTCGTAAACTCGCTGACGAAAATATTGAAAGGTGGTGAACCGGCCACAGCGATAATCCCTGCCATGAACATTAATGCCGTAAAAGGCATGACTTTTAGCATTCCTCGGATCTTGTTCGCATCCCGGGTACCGTATTTCATCATAATATTTCCTGTCGTACAGAATAGAAGTGACTTGGTGATGCTATGGTTGATGGTATGAAGGAGCGAGGCAAATATTCCAAGCGCCCCTCCAATGCCCAATCCTGTAGCAATAATGCCAACATGCTCAACACTGCTGTATGCCAACTTTCTCTTGATATCGTTCTGCATCAAAATGAAGAAAGCGGCAACCCCCACAGTGAGAAGACCAAAGATGAGCAGCAGAGAATTCGGAAACTCCTTGCCAACGACCTGCAAGGCGATAGCATAATATCTGACAATCGCAAATAATGCACATTTGAGCAGTACACCTGACAAGAGGGCGCTGGCCGGGCTCGGAGCTTCACTGTGTGCATCAGGAAGCCAAGTGTGCATAGGAAACAACCCTGCCTTGGTGCCGAAGCCAATCAAAACGAACACAAATGCCAGCTTCATCAACTG
Protein-coding regions in this window:
- a CDS encoding hydrogenase 4 subunit F, with protein sequence MGENILIYLPAVPLGTALLAFAIRSRRMVETVHFLGISILALLSLLLVKSVLDGQSLFALDGMLFADELTAILILLIGVIGFLNGFYSIGYMRHELTHGEVNEKGVCFYYGFYHIFLFTMVISAISNNIAIMWVAVEATTLGSAFLVGFYKHKTSAEGAWKYVLICSVGLAFALYGTILTYSNAFSSVQDAHRAMLWTELVRMGQDLDPQLMKLAFVFVLIGFGTKAGLFPMHTWLPDAHSEAPSPASALLSGVLLKCALFAIVRYYAIALQVVGKEFPNSLLLIFGLLTVGVAAFFILMQNDIKRKLAYSSVEHVGIIATGLGIGGALGIFASLLHTINHSITKSLLFCTTGNIMMKYGTRDANKIRGMLKVMPFTALMFMAGIIAVAGSPPFNIFVSEFTTLTAGLKSGHFWAMILFLLFLVIAFVALVLLISETVFGPPSEDLPRGDANWLTLLPFGILFVFMVWLGLYLPDPLNQLLQGAVSVVLGDK